One genomic window of Metopolophium dirhodum isolate CAU chromosome 4, ASM1992520v1, whole genome shotgun sequence includes the following:
- the LOC132942893 gene encoding otoancorin-like isoform X1, which translates to MFLKWVYLFISFLSVVHKDVAKQPCDDESLIKKNGKLSKEDIDDLISIDNQSQIKMCLIVLGKDPLEMEIAELLWRDLVKVYTTADDIPEDELQLLGWISKGIPASDFMNLSLTDIETIASFGKWRNYSKEQVMSLKQAIEDQWSYKGPSDFSSYDLVALGQVLCAFNKSHIAAIKPFAYKVAAADISNLVNCPQEIIREFALLATSRDAFGDPSGWTAIQIALIGCVIAGLDSVRDIQPDAFEGLAASSMQCLPNNVLKAMSIEQLSHLSLSAVNALTHAQLSSLDRQQIRAIEETAKTLGSVLNDGCCFTSRTAAWLTVTLIACLQLSTLIL; encoded by the exons ATGTTTCTCAAATGggtgtatttgtttatttcatttttatcagTAGTGCATAAAGACGTTGCAAAACAGCCATGTGATGACGAatctttgattaaaaaaaacggaaaattgTCTAAAGAAGACATTGACGATTTAATATCCATTGACAATCAGTCACagattaaaatgtgtttgattGTACTCGGAAAGGATCCATTGGAAATGGAAATCGCTGAACTATTGTGGAGAGATTTAGTGAAA gtTTATACAACAGCAGATGATATTCCCGAGGATGAGCTACAGTTGTTAGGGTGGATATCGAAAGGAATACCTGCTTcagattttatgaatttatctttGACGGATATCGAAACGATAGCATCATTCGGAAAATGGAGAAACTATTCTAAAGAACAG GTTATGTCTTTAAAACAAGCGATCGAAGACCAATGGAGTTACAAAGGCCCTTCGGATTTTAGCAGTTATGATCTAGTCGCTTTGGGTCAAGTTTTGTGCGCGTTCAATAAATCACATATAGCTGCGATCAAACCATTCGcatacaa ggTGGCGGCTGCTGATATATCAAATCTCGTTAATTGTCCGCAAGAGATCATACGAGAATTTGCCTTACTCGCTACCAGTAGAGACGCGTTCGGCGACCCGTCGGGATGGACTGCTATACAG atAGCATTGATCGGATGTGTAATTGCCGGTTTAGATTCTGTGCGAGATATTCAGCCCGACGCATTTGAAGGATTGGCAGCGTCTAGCATGCAATGTTTACCGAACAACGTACTAAAA GCCATGTCAATAGAACAGCTGTCGCATTTATCGTTGTCTGCCGTCAACGCTCTTACTCATGCACAGCTTTCGTCATTAGATCGCCAACAGATCAGAGCCATCGAAGAAACAGCCAAGACATTGGGTTCGGTACTTAACGACGGCTGCTGTTTCACTAGTCGTACTGCAGCTTGGTTGACGGTGACATTAATCGCGTGTTTACAGTtatcaacattaatattataa
- the LOC132942893 gene encoding otoancorin-like isoform X2: MCLIVLGKDPLEMEIAELLWRDLVKVYTTADDIPEDELQLLGWISKGIPASDFMNLSLTDIETIASFGKWRNYSKEQVMSLKQAIEDQWSYKGPSDFSSYDLVALGQVLCAFNKSHIAAIKPFAYKVAAADISNLVNCPQEIIREFALLATSRDAFGDPSGWTAIQIALIGCVIAGLDSVRDIQPDAFEGLAASSMQCLPNNVLKAMSIEQLSHLSLSAVNALTHAQLSSLDRQQIRAIEETAKTLGSVLNDGCCFTSRTAAWLTVTLIACLQLSTLIL, translated from the exons atgtgtttgattGTACTCGGAAAGGATCCATTGGAAATGGAAATCGCTGAACTATTGTGGAGAGATTTAGTGAAA gtTTATACAACAGCAGATGATATTCCCGAGGATGAGCTACAGTTGTTAGGGTGGATATCGAAAGGAATACCTGCTTcagattttatgaatttatctttGACGGATATCGAAACGATAGCATCATTCGGAAAATGGAGAAACTATTCTAAAGAACAG GTTATGTCTTTAAAACAAGCGATCGAAGACCAATGGAGTTACAAAGGCCCTTCGGATTTTAGCAGTTATGATCTAGTCGCTTTGGGTCAAGTTTTGTGCGCGTTCAATAAATCACATATAGCTGCGATCAAACCATTCGcatacaa ggTGGCGGCTGCTGATATATCAAATCTCGTTAATTGTCCGCAAGAGATCATACGAGAATTTGCCTTACTCGCTACCAGTAGAGACGCGTTCGGCGACCCGTCGGGATGGACTGCTATACAG atAGCATTGATCGGATGTGTAATTGCCGGTTTAGATTCTGTGCGAGATATTCAGCCCGACGCATTTGAAGGATTGGCAGCGTCTAGCATGCAATGTTTACCGAACAACGTACTAAAA GCCATGTCAATAGAACAGCTGTCGCATTTATCGTTGTCTGCCGTCAACGCTCTTACTCATGCACAGCTTTCGTCATTAGATCGCCAACAGATCAGAGCCATCGAAGAAACAGCCAAGACATTGGGTTCGGTACTTAACGACGGCTGCTGTTTCACTAGTCGTACTGCAGCTTGGTTGACGGTGACATTAATCGCGTGTTTACAGTtatcaacattaatattataa